A genomic window from Bacteroidota bacterium includes:
- a CDS encoding response regulator transcription factor, whose amino-acid sequence MSKPKILYVEDEPNLGTIVCDTLEQKGFDVLLIKDGAKVMESFAKFTPDICVLDVMLPNVDGFELGKLITTKYPRLPIIFLTAKTQTQDVLQGFNSGATDYIRKPFSIEELIVRINNQLHLNKIAGNLGDTITIGKFIFHANKYELQHGETLYKLSNREAEVLQVFARNMNKITDRKQLLLEVWGDDSFFHSRNLDVYIRKLREYFGNQNGVEIITLKGKGYQFVVE is encoded by the coding sequence ATGAGTAAACCCAAAATATTATATGTGGAAGATGAACCTAATTTGGGCACCATTGTGTGTGATACATTAGAACAAAAAGGGTTTGATGTTTTATTAATAAAAGATGGCGCAAAAGTGATGGAGAGTTTTGCAAAATTTACGCCGGATATTTGTGTTTTAGATGTCATGTTGCCGAATGTAGATGGTTTTGAATTGGGTAAATTAATTACTACAAAATATCCACGATTACCCATCATTTTTCTCACTGCAAAAACACAAACACAGGATGTTTTACAAGGATTTAATTCCGGCGCCACTGATTATATCCGTAAACCATTTAGTATTGAGGAATTAATTGTCCGCATTAATAATCAATTACATTTAAATAAAATTGCCGGAAATTTAGGCGACACCATAACGATTGGTAAATTTATTTTTCATGCCAATAAATATGAATTGCAGCATGGCGAAACACTGTATAAACTATCTAACCGCGAAGCAGAAGTATTACAGGTATTTGCACGCAACATGAATAAAATCACCGACCGAAAACAGCTCCTACTGGAGGTTTGGGGCGACGACTCATTTTTTCATTCCCGCAACCTCGATGTTTATATTCGCAAATTACGCGAATATTTTGGCAACCAAAACGGCGTGGAAATAATTACATTAAAAGGTAAAGGTTATCAATTTGTTGTAGAATAA
- a CDS encoding peptidase C1, whose product MQRIVLFSGMLLSAVMLHAQQPQKAEYRDPKNGYYQDVIMNDVQKAEPKTTKDNRIFKIDASGINAPKDPAAYTQIWHSNPVSQGNTNTCWCFSTTSFYESEVKRTSGLEVKLSEMYVVYYQYVERAKYFIAHRGDMSFGEGSETNGTTWMIKQYGIVPYDAYKGKTNTASFYNHATMFDEINSYLQGVKAGNNWNETEVVNTVKSILNFYMGEPPTTVKWQNANYSPIEFSKTILKLDMNNYVDFMSLMQKPFYTKAEYDVPDNWWNDATYYNVPVNEFMDALKMALKNGYSVSIGGDVSEPGWDSWNNMAVIPTWDISSENINDAARQLRLNNGSTTDDHAMHLVGYKEVDGKTWFLFKDSGSGSRNCGAASPSFGYMYVSEDYVKLKMMTFTVNKDAVKSYVDKFAAN is encoded by the coding sequence ATGCAACGTATTGTTCTATTCAGTGGCATGCTGCTTTCTGCTGTCATGTTACATGCTCAACAACCACAAAAAGCCGAATACCGCGACCCGAAAAACGGTTACTATCAGGACGTCATCATGAATGATGTTCAAAAGGCAGAACCTAAAACCACTAAAGATAATCGCATCTTTAAAATTGATGCTTCCGGAATTAATGCACCGAAAGATCCTGCAGCTTATACGCAAATTTGGCATTCTAATCCTGTTAGTCAGGGCAATACAAATACCTGCTGGTGTTTTTCCACTACTTCATTTTATGAAAGTGAAGTTAAACGCACCAGCGGATTAGAAGTAAAATTAAGTGAGATGTATGTAGTATATTACCAATACGTTGAACGTGCCAAATATTTTATTGCGCATAGAGGTGATATGTCGTTTGGTGAAGGCAGTGAAACGAATGGAACTACCTGGATGATTAAACAATACGGTATTGTGCCTTACGATGCTTATAAAGGCAAAACAAATACAGCTTCATTTTACAACCATGCCACTATGTTTGATGAAATAAACAGCTATTTGCAGGGCGTAAAAGCAGGTAATAACTGGAATGAAACAGAAGTAGTAAATACCGTAAAATCTATTTTGAATTTTTACATGGGTGAACCACCAACAACGGTGAAATGGCAAAATGCAAATTATTCACCGATAGAATTTTCAAAAACAATTCTGAAATTGGATATGAATAATTATGTTGATTTTATGAGTTTAATGCAAAAGCCATTCTATACAAAAGCAGAATATGATGTACCGGATAACTGGTGGAATGATGCAACTTATTATAATGTTCCTGTAAATGAATTTATGGATGCACTAAAAATGGCATTAAAAAATGGATATAGTGTGAGTATTGGTGGCGATGTAAGTGAACCCGGATGGGATAGCTGGAATAATATGGCTGTAATACCGACATGGGATATCAGTAGTGAAAATATTAACGATGCTGCAAGGCAATTACGTTTAAACAACGGTTCTACAACTGATGATCACGCTATGCATTTGGTTGGTTATAAAGAAGTAGATGGTAAAACCTGGTTTTTATTTAAAGATAGTGGTTCAGGTTCCCGCAATTGCGGCGCTGCAAGTCCGAGTTTTGGATATATGTATGTTAGTGAAGACTATGTAAAATTAAAAATGATGACTTTTACTGTAAATAAAGATGCGGTAAAATCATATGTAGATAAGTTCGCAGCAAATTAA
- a CDS encoding alpha/beta hydrolase has protein sequence MMKRLFIPIIIIAFFAACDKEDTTPTVLVEQDIYEIKYGDDILQHMDVYLPADRTTNTKLLVFIHGGGWNTGDKSDFTVILSSLKGNGFAYANLNYRLANAAIGITLEDQIADIRAALDLLISKSTDFVISPDQIIIAGHSAGGHLALYTAYHNNGDGAIKAAISLAGPTDVTDDYFVYTPDLALLVENMTGTTYAADSTAWANASPVNYVTPVSPPTLLQYCGLDFTVPASQGEILSAKLAAMSVEYQYQFYPFYSHDMGTIFFGGYLPDDVKTHLLDFINTHAN, from the coding sequence ATGATGAAAAGATTGTTTATTCCGATAATTATTATTGCATTTTTTGCTGCTTGCGATAAAGAAGACACCACACCAACCGTATTAGTTGAACAGGATATTTATGAAATTAAATATGGTGATGATATCTTGCAACATATGGATGTTTATTTGCCGGCCGACAGAACAACAAATACCAAACTGTTAGTTTTTATACATGGGGGTGGTTGGAATACCGGTGATAAAAGTGATTTCACTGTAATTTTATCTTCCCTAAAAGGAAATGGTTTTGCTTATGCGAATTTAAATTATCGGTTGGCAAATGCGGCTATTGGTATTACTTTAGAAGATCAGATTGCAGATATTCGTGCAGCCTTAGATTTATTGATTTCAAAAAGCACTGACTTTGTTATTTCACCTGATCAAATCATCATCGCAGGGCATAGCGCTGGAGGACATCTTGCTTTATATACCGCTTATCATAATAATGGTGATGGCGCCATTAAAGCGGCAATCAGTTTAGCCGGACCAACAGATGTTACCGACGATTATTTTGTTTATACACCTGATTTAGCTTTGTTGGTAGAAAATATGACCGGAACTACTTATGCTGCAGATTCCACAGCTTGGGCAAATGCCAGTCCGGTAAATTATGTAACACCTGTGTCTCCACCAACTTTATTACAATATTGCGGTTTAGATTTTACCGTTCCGGCTTCACAGGGTGAAATATTGTCTGCAAAATTGGCTGCAATGAGTGTTGAGTATCAATATCAGTTTTATCCTTTTTACAGTCACGATATGGGCACCATATTTTTCGGCGGCTACCTGCCGGATGATGTAAAAACGCATTTGCTGGATTTTATCAATACGCACGCAAATTAA